A window from Cryptomeria japonica chromosome 1, Sugi_1.0, whole genome shotgun sequence encodes these proteins:
- the LOC131858114 gene encoding extensin-like, with the protein MGAAIGKGMRRPAATARPPPLAVTTGSGPTATVAPPAQIAARAQLAPRPRTAILLPPPLLGHSRQRTSPLVGHVTRGRSHWQRHAPPSGHCPAAAIGGNHRQWPDSHRRATGANRSPSAARAPPAHRHSAAATPARPQSPAHQPPGRSCDQGPKALERSFCALSRSVIYFSRIYTSHWQRHAPPSGHCPAAAIGGNHRQWPDSHRRATGANRSPSAARAPPAHRHSAAATPARPQSPAHQPPGRSCDQGPRVLAPEGCAGKLVPSPI; encoded by the exons atgggcGCAGCCATTGGCAAAGGCATGCGCCGCCCAGCGGCCACTGCCCGGCCGCCGCCATTGGCGGTAACCACCGGCAGTGGCCCGACAGCCACCGTCGCACCGCCGGCGCAAATCGCAGCCCGAGCGCAGCTCGCGCCCCGCCCGCGCACCGCCATTCTGCTGCCGCCACCCCTGCTCGGCCACAGTCGCCAGCGCACCAGCCCCCTGGTCGGTCATGTGACCAGGGGCCGAAG CCATTGGCAGAGGCACGCGCCGCCCAGTGGCCACTGCCCGGCCGCCGCCATTGGCGGTAACCACCGGCAATGGCCCGACAGCCACCGTCGCGCCACCGGCGCAAATCGCAGCCCGAGCGCAGCTCGCGCCCCGCCCGCGCACCGCCATTCTGCTGCCGCCACCCCTGCTCGGCCACAGTCGCCAGCGCACCAGCCCCCTGGTCGGTCATGTGACCAGGGGCCGAAG gcattggaaaggagtttctgtgctctttccagatctgtcATTTATTTTTCCAGAATCTACACAAG CCATTGGCAGAGGCACGCGCCGCCCAGTGGCCACTGCCCGGCCGCCGCCATTGGCGGTAACCACCGGCAATGGCCCGACAGCCACCGTCGCGCCACCGGCGCAAATCGCAGCCCGAGCGCAGCTCGCGCCCCGCCCGCGCACCGCCATTCTGCTGCCGCCACCCCTGCTCGGCCACAGTCGCCAGCGCACCAGCCCCCTGGTCGGTCATGTGACCAGGGGCCGAGGGTCTTAGCCCCTGAGGGCT GCGCtggaaagctggttccaagcccGATCTAA